Proteins from a single region of Panulirus ornatus isolate Po-2019 chromosome 66, ASM3632096v1, whole genome shotgun sequence:
- the LOC139746896 gene encoding DNA repair protein RAD51 homolog 2-like isoform X2, producing the protein MSYVRLSKLSLDQELKEKIARTSLKTVKALDLSQEEERNSIRLGTNVLDTMLHGGLHAGTLTEFAGPSGVGKTQWCLYIAVLTVMAKGDGTHSTSAIYIDTETAFRPERIVEIISSKYPERTSKISEYLSKIFVYQPVTISSLSEIFESLEVVAVEKDVSVVIVDSIASLARKEIMAGASHSNITRTNQLASWAARLKSIAQQLNICVVVTNQVTTRMVQKEPEVTEEMHSVDGEDYEIQSVSRERKFSRHVTPALGNTWTHCVNTRFILQYTNSEPRQLVIAKSPVAPYATFNYTIGKSGIDIEEHGNFYSYSGSDPGLHKIKVQQGIIV; encoded by the exons gctTTAGATTTGAgtcaggaagaggagagaaatagCATTAGGCTTGGAACAAACGTTCTGGACACCATGCTGCATGGTGGTCTCCATGCAGGAACTCTCACTGAATTTGCTG GTCCATCAGGAGTAGGCAAAACCCAGTGGTGCCTTTATATTGCTGTCCTCACTGTCATGGCAAAGGGAGATGGTACACATAGCACTTCAGCTATATACATTGACACAGAAACAGCCTTTCGACCTGAAAG AATTGTAGAGATCATCAGCAGTAAGTACCCTGAACGAACATCAAAAATTTCAGAGTATCTATCAAAGATCTTTGTCTATCAGCCAGTGACAATCAGCTCCCTCTCTGAAAT ATTCGAGTCTCTCGAAGTTGTTGCTGTAGAGAAAGACGTTAGTGTGGTGATAGTAGACTCTATAGCTTCCCTGGCACGTAAAGAAATCATGGCAGGAGCATCACATTCCAACATAACTAGGACCAACCAGCTAGCTTCTTGGGCTGCAAGGTTGAAGTCTATAGCCCAACAGCTTAATATATGT GTAGTGGTTACAAACCAGGTAACAACAAGAATGGTACAGAAAGAACCTGAGGTTACAGAAGAAATGCACAGTGTTGATGGAGAAGATTATGAAATACAGTCAG TGTCAAGAGAGAGGAAGTTTTCTCGCCATGTAACCCCAGCTTTAGGCAACACATGGACACACTGTGTGAATACCCGCTTCATTTTGCAGTACACCAATTCAGAACCTAGACAG CTTGTAATTGCAAAATCTCCAGTTGCACCATATGCTACCTTCAACTACACTATTGGAAAGAGTGGCATAGATATTGAAg aacATGGGAATTTTTATTCATACTCAGGTTCAGACCCAGGGCTTCATAAGATTAAAGTTCAGCAAGGTATAATAGTTTAG
- the LOC139746896 gene encoding DNA repair protein RAD51 homolog 2-like isoform X1, whose translation MSYVRLSKLSLDQELKEKIARTSLKTVKDVLSLSPLQVMTLLHMSADECRGFMDHLFTLCVPKHMTALDLSQEEERNSIRLGTNVLDTMLHGGLHAGTLTEFAGPSGVGKTQWCLYIAVLTVMAKGDGTHSTSAIYIDTETAFRPERIVEIISSKYPERTSKISEYLSKIFVYQPVTISSLSEIFESLEVVAVEKDVSVVIVDSIASLARKEIMAGASHSNITRTNQLASWAARLKSIAQQLNICVVVTNQVTTRMVQKEPEVTEEMHSVDGEDYEIQSVSRERKFSRHVTPALGNTWTHCVNTRFILQYTNSEPRQLVIAKSPVAPYATFNYTIGKSGIDIEEHGNFYSYSGSDPGLHKIKVQQGIIV comes from the exons GATGTGCTTTCTCTGTCTCCTCTGCAAGTGATGACACTTTTACATATGAGTGCTGATGAATGTAGAGGCTTCATGGATCATTTATTTACCCTTTGTGTTCCCAAACACATGACT gctTTAGATTTGAgtcaggaagaggagagaaatagCATTAGGCTTGGAACAAACGTTCTGGACACCATGCTGCATGGTGGTCTCCATGCAGGAACTCTCACTGAATTTGCTG GTCCATCAGGAGTAGGCAAAACCCAGTGGTGCCTTTATATTGCTGTCCTCACTGTCATGGCAAAGGGAGATGGTACACATAGCACTTCAGCTATATACATTGACACAGAAACAGCCTTTCGACCTGAAAG AATTGTAGAGATCATCAGCAGTAAGTACCCTGAACGAACATCAAAAATTTCAGAGTATCTATCAAAGATCTTTGTCTATCAGCCAGTGACAATCAGCTCCCTCTCTGAAAT ATTCGAGTCTCTCGAAGTTGTTGCTGTAGAGAAAGACGTTAGTGTGGTGATAGTAGACTCTATAGCTTCCCTGGCACGTAAAGAAATCATGGCAGGAGCATCACATTCCAACATAACTAGGACCAACCAGCTAGCTTCTTGGGCTGCAAGGTTGAAGTCTATAGCCCAACAGCTTAATATATGT GTAGTGGTTACAAACCAGGTAACAACAAGAATGGTACAGAAAGAACCTGAGGTTACAGAAGAAATGCACAGTGTTGATGGAGAAGATTATGAAATACAGTCAG TGTCAAGAGAGAGGAAGTTTTCTCGCCATGTAACCCCAGCTTTAGGCAACACATGGACACACTGTGTGAATACCCGCTTCATTTTGCAGTACACCAATTCAGAACCTAGACAG CTTGTAATTGCAAAATCTCCAGTTGCACCATATGCTACCTTCAACTACACTATTGGAAAGAGTGGCATAGATATTGAAg aacATGGGAATTTTTATTCATACTCAGGTTCAGACCCAGGGCTTCATAAGATTAAAGTTCAGCAAGGTATAATAGTTTAG